Part of the Cohnella candidum genome, CCCGCTTGGAGAGGTATTTCGACCGGTATCATGTCCGATAGGAGGGCTGCCGAATGTTAACCATCTCGAATTTGCATAAATCGTTCGGCCCCGTGAACGTGCTGAACGGCATCGACTTGAGCCTGGAGAAGGGCAAGGTGCTGGTTATCATCGGACCTTCCGGCTCGGGCAAAACGACGCTCCTGCGATGCATCAACCTGCTGGAGACCCCGACGGAAGGGACCCTGGCAGTCGGCGATCTCCGCCTGGATTTCGCGCCCGGCAAGAAGCAGAGGAAGTCGGATGTCCTTTCCCTGCGCCAGCGGACCGGCATGGTGTTCCAAAGCTACAACCTGTTCCCGCATCGGACCGCCGTGGCGAACGTGATGGAGGGATTGATCACGGTTCAGCGGACGGACAAGCATCAAGCGAGGTTCCGCGCGTTGGAGCTGCTTCGCAAGGTTGGACTGGAGGACAAGGCGGATCTATATCCGCATCAGCTCTCGGGGGACAACAGCAGCGAGTCGGGATCGCCCGCGCGATCGCGATGGATCCTGATCTGCTGCTGTTCGACGAACCGACCTCGGCGCTGGACCCGGAGCTCGTCGGGGAAGTGCTGAAGGTGATGCGGTCGCTCGCCGCGGAAGGCCGTACGATGGTGGTCGTCACGCACGAAATGAAATTCGCCGAGGAAGCGGCGGATACGGTCGTGCTGATGGATAAAGGCCAGATCGTGGAAATGGGAACGCCTGCCGAAGTGCTTCGCGAATCGGGCAACGAACGGACGAGATCGTTCCTCTCCCGCCTGCACGCGCAATAAGTCCAAGCCCGGTTCTAAACGGACCCTGCACCCCATATGTTAGTGGCATAAGGGAGGGGACGGGCATGGAACACGTCAAAGGCGCGAAACACCAGGAAATCCGCATGCTGAATCGCAAGACGCTGGAAATTACCGGCGTCGGCAACGTCGAGAGCTTCGACAACGAGGAATTCCTCCTCGTCACGGAATGCGGCTACCTCGCGGTGAGAGGCCAGAATCTGCATATGAAAAACCTGAGCCTGGATCAGGGCTTGGTCGCCATCGAGGGCACGGTGAATTCACTCGTCTACCTCGACGGTGCGAGCACGGGCAAATCGAAAGGCTTGTTCGGGAAGTTGTT contains:
- the yabP gene encoding sporulation protein YabP; amino-acid sequence: MEHVKGAKHQEIRMLNRKTLEITGVGNVESFDNEEFLLVTECGYLAVRGQNLHMKNLSLDQGLVAIEGTVNSLVYLDGASTGKSKGLFGKLFK